One segment of Acidovorax sp. DW039 DNA contains the following:
- the flgJ gene encoding flagellar assembly peptidoglycan hydrolase FlgJ: MTMTLPPARTTGASQALAVDTRSLNALKYDASQNSPEATKEAAKQFESLFMRELIKSMREATMKSGLLENAQGDLGTDMLDQQLSVQMSGQPGGLSEAIARQLSRQMGAPEPSFSVPSTLSLPQVTGRVGAATKSATSAVNTTPAPKGRDEFVQHLSSTAETVAKESGIPASFMLGQAGHETGWGKSEIRNKDGSTSFNLFGIKAGKGWTGKVAEVTTTEYVDGVPRKVVAKFRAYDSYEESFRDYARLINDNPRYEKAQATAKTGSAVAYAAELQKAGYATDPAYAKKLSGAIQSALRAQKAQA, from the coding sequence ATGACAATGACACTGCCCCCTGCCCGCACCACCGGCGCATCGCAGGCTCTGGCGGTAGACACGCGCTCGCTCAACGCGCTGAAGTACGACGCGTCGCAAAACAGCCCCGAAGCCACCAAGGAAGCCGCCAAGCAGTTTGAGTCGCTCTTCATGCGCGAGCTGATCAAGAGCATGCGCGAAGCGACCATGAAATCCGGCCTGCTGGAAAACGCACAAGGCGACCTGGGCACCGACATGCTCGACCAGCAGCTGTCCGTGCAGATGTCGGGGCAACCGGGGGGGCTTTCTGAAGCCATTGCACGCCAGCTGTCACGCCAGATGGGTGCCCCTGAACCCAGTTTCTCGGTACCCTCCACTCTGAGCCTGCCGCAGGTCACAGGTCGCGTGGGCGCAGCCACCAAGTCCGCCACCTCCGCAGTCAACACCACACCGGCCCCCAAGGGACGCGACGAATTTGTGCAGCACCTGAGTAGCACCGCCGAAACCGTGGCCAAGGAAAGCGGCATTCCGGCCAGCTTCATGTTGGGCCAGGCGGGGCACGAAACAGGCTGGGGCAAAAGCGAGATCCGCAACAAGGACGGCTCCACCTCCTTCAATCTGTTCGGCATCAAGGCAGGCAAGGGCTGGACTGGCAAGGTAGCCGAAGTCACTACCACCGAATATGTGGACGGCGTTCCGCGCAAGGTGGTGGCCAAGTTCCGGGCATACGACTCTTACGAGGAATCGTTCCGCGACTACGCCCGCCTCATCAACGACAACCCACGCTACGAAAAAGCGCAGGCCACAGCAAAAACCGGCTCCGCCGTGGCCTATGCAGCAGAGCTGCAAAAGGCAGGCTACGCCACCGACCCGGCCTACGCCAAAAAGCTCAGTGGTGCCATTCAGAGCGCATTGCGCGCCCAGAAGGCCCAGGCCTGA